A region from the Dehalococcoides mccartyi CG5 genome encodes:
- a CDS encoding peptide ABC transporter substrate-binding protein, with translation MKGKLLYLLAALLIIVPIVFSGCTSDDNDDDGDDGTVTTPQVFRVNLAGEPNTIDPNKASWATERSVIMLLFVGLLDFNSDLSLKAACAQEIPTVANGGISADGLTYTFKVKSNVTWSDGSKVTAHDFEYSIKRMLDPDTAAEYASFYFDIVGAAAFNAAASADAATKTALRNAVGVTAVDDTSLRITLAQTRPTFLSIMALWPTSPVKESVITAKGNLWTEAGNLIGNGPYTLKEWVHQDHMTFTLNTNYWDTKPTLTEIKYLMILDATQELSAYKNGELDMARVPVGTETATLADPVYGKQVVRNNDLTTFAFQFNVNKAPFDNLLVREAMSCAIDRVAFVEQVRGGVGTPAYSWIPPGMPGYDADLGKDFAFNVTKAKQLLADAGYPNGVGMPELKFQYADTASNRTIAQFLQAQLKTNLNLDLTLEPMEPAAFSAFVNSEQHTWAWFGWGADYPDPDNWLPDLFGTGGGNNHTGYSNPAFDTLARQAMMELDNTLRLQMWAQAQEIVMADMPIVTMFYRERFYVVQPYVKGLEPTGMDGGIMGDTSLVNVSIVK, from the coding sequence ATGAAAGGGAAGTTATTATACCTGCTGGCAGCCCTGTTAATCATTGTGCCAATAGTGTTTAGCGGTTGTACCAGTGACGACAACGATGACGACGGGGATGACGGAACTGTCACCACTCCTCAGGTATTCCGTGTCAATCTGGCAGGTGAACCCAACACCATAGATCCCAACAAGGCTTCTTGGGCTACGGAGAGATCTGTAATCATGCTACTCTTTGTAGGTCTGCTGGACTTTAACTCAGACCTGTCCCTAAAGGCAGCGTGTGCCCAGGAAATTCCCACCGTGGCTAACGGGGGTATTTCAGCAGATGGTTTGACCTATACCTTCAAAGTCAAATCAAACGTGACCTGGAGCGATGGCTCAAAGGTTACCGCCCATGACTTTGAGTATAGCATCAAGAGAATGCTGGATCCCGACACAGCTGCAGAATATGCATCTTTCTACTTTGATATTGTAGGTGCGGCGGCATTTAATGCTGCGGCCAGTGCTGATGCAGCTACCAAGACTGCCCTGCGGAATGCTGTGGGGGTGACAGCGGTAGACGATACCAGTCTGCGCATTACCTTGGCTCAGACCCGCCCCACCTTCCTGTCTATTATGGCTCTTTGGCCTACCTCACCGGTAAAGGAAAGCGTTATTACCGCCAAGGGTAATTTGTGGACTGAAGCCGGCAACCTTATAGGTAACGGGCCGTATACCCTGAAAGAATGGGTGCATCAGGACCACATGACGTTCACTCTCAATACCAATTATTGGGATACCAAGCCCACCCTGACTGAGATTAAGTACCTGATGATTCTGGATGCAACCCAGGAATTATCGGCTTACAAGAATGGTGAGCTTGATATGGCCAGAGTCCCGGTAGGCACGGAAACAGCTACTTTGGCTGATCCGGTTTACGGTAAGCAAGTGGTACGGAACAATGACCTTACTACTTTTGCTTTCCAGTTCAATGTTAATAAAGCCCCCTTTGATAATCTGCTGGTACGCGAGGCTATGTCCTGTGCCATTGACCGGGTGGCCTTTGTGGAGCAGGTTAGAGGCGGGGTAGGTACTCCGGCTTATTCGTGGATTCCGCCCGGCATGCCTGGTTACGATGCTGATTTGGGCAAAGATTTTGCTTTTAATGTCACCAAGGCCAAACAGCTTTTGGCTGATGCCGGCTATCCTAATGGGGTTGGCATGCCCGAACTCAAATTCCAGTATGCAGATACAGCGAGCAACCGAACTATTGCCCAGTTCCTGCAGGCTCAGCTAAAGACCAATTTAAATCTTGATCTTACCCTTGAGCCTATGGAACCGGCAGCCTTTAGTGCCTTTGTGAACAGCGAACAGCATACTTGGGCCTGGTTTGGCTGGGGTGCTGACTATCCTGATCCGGACAACTGGCTACCTGACCTGTTCGGAACCGGTGGTGGCAACAACCATACCGGATATTCAAATCCCGCTTTTGATACGCTGGCCAGACAAGCCATGATGGAACTTGATAATACTCTGCGCCTTCAAATGTGGGCTCAGGCTCAGGAAATTGTTATGGCAGATATGCCCATTGTAACCATGTTCTACCGTGAACGGTTCTATGTTGTACAGCCGTATGTTAAAGGGCTGGAACCAACCGGTATGGATGGCGGCATAATGGGTGATACTTCATTGGTCAATGTCTCTATTGTGAAGTAG
- a CDS encoding MBL fold metallo-hydrolase RNA specificity domain-containing protein has product MSIKIQFLGAAQNVTGSRYLLQTDRTHLLVDCGLYQERRLQNRNWQPFDVPPESLNAVLVSHAHIDHCGLLPKLVKDGYKGPVYLTAATAEIARISLADAGKIQEEDAAFKKTRHEREGRKTQYPEIPLYTAEDARAVFPLFKTVAYNREITISPDIIATFHNAGHVFGSASIELKITENNHQKVIAFSGDLGNWDRPILKNPDLINQADYIVIESTYGDRTHEDINEALLKLADIINQTVKLGGNVVIPSFALERTQDLLFFLNRLISESKIPRLKVFVDSPMAISITKIFKEHPELYDRETTGWVKNGSSPFEFEGLHFTNKAADSEAILAEKDSCIIIAGSGMCTGGRIKRHLASNISRPESTILFVGFQATGTLGRLITDGVKEVRILGQYYPVHARIEELRAFSAHADQPTLLRWLKGFKNRPEQVFVTHGEPKSNQMLINAITDTFGWETIAPAYQDECQLD; this is encoded by the coding sequence GTGAGTATAAAAATACAGTTTCTGGGGGCTGCCCAAAATGTTACCGGTTCAAGATACCTGCTACAGACAGACCGCACCCATCTGCTGGTGGACTGTGGACTCTACCAAGAACGGCGTCTGCAAAACCGAAACTGGCAACCCTTTGATGTACCGCCTGAAAGCCTGAATGCCGTACTTGTCAGTCATGCCCATATTGACCATTGCGGTCTGTTGCCAAAGCTGGTAAAGGACGGGTATAAAGGGCCGGTTTATTTAACAGCAGCCACAGCAGAAATTGCCCGTATATCTCTGGCAGACGCAGGCAAGATTCAGGAAGAAGATGCTGCTTTTAAAAAGACCCGTCATGAACGAGAAGGCCGAAAAACCCAATATCCCGAAATACCCCTTTATACGGCAGAAGATGCACGAGCCGTATTCCCCCTGTTTAAAACGGTGGCATACAACCGGGAAATAACTATCTCCCCTGACATAATCGCCACCTTTCATAATGCCGGGCATGTTTTCGGTTCAGCTAGTATAGAACTCAAAATAACGGAAAATAATCATCAAAAAGTAATAGCCTTTTCAGGTGACTTGGGTAACTGGGACAGACCCATTCTGAAAAATCCGGACCTGATAAATCAGGCAGATTACATTGTGATAGAGTCTACTTACGGTGACCGCACCCATGAAGATATAAATGAGGCTTTGCTGAAACTGGCAGACATAATAAACCAGACTGTTAAACTGGGAGGGAATGTTGTTATTCCCAGTTTTGCTTTGGAACGCACTCAGGATTTGTTGTTTTTTCTGAACCGGCTTATATCAGAGAGCAAAATACCCCGTTTAAAAGTCTTTGTAGATAGCCCTATGGCTATCAGCATTACCAAAATATTCAAAGAACACCCTGAGCTATATGACCGTGAGACCACTGGCTGGGTAAAAAACGGCAGTTCGCCATTTGAATTTGAAGGGCTTCACTTTACCAATAAGGCAGCGGACTCCGAAGCTATTCTGGCAGAAAAAGACTCTTGCATAATAATAGCCGGCTCAGGTATGTGTACCGGAGGACGGATAAAACGCCATCTTGCAAGCAATATCAGCCGCCCCGAATCAACTATTCTGTTTGTGGGTTTCCAGGCAACCGGCACACTAGGCAGACTGATAACTGATGGAGTAAAAGAAGTTCGGATACTGGGGCAATACTATCCGGTGCATGCCCGCATAGAGGAGCTAAGGGCTTTTTCAGCTCATGCAGACCAGCCCACCCTGCTTCGCTGGTTAAAGGGTTTTAAAAACAGACCTGAGCAGGTATTTGTAACCCATGGCGAACCAAAAAGCAACCAGATGCTGATAAACGCCATCACAGACACTTTTGGCTGGGAAACAATCGCACCGGCATATCAAGATGAATGCCAACTGGATTAA
- a CDS encoding response regulator produces MISIVLADDHHIVRHGLKALLEAEADFNVVGEASDGIEAVNLAQNLQPNVLVTDLMMGGMSGIEVTYQVVKRSPKTAVVILSMYGNEAYVHEALRAGAWAYVLKDSTSEELVRAVREAMQGHRYLSPPLSEKAIEAYMEKTAEATSLDPYETLTIREREVLHLVSQGYTCAEIAEKLFISPRTVEVHRANMMRKLDLRNQTQLLRYALQRGIIPPENKYEMSEKNMPEETTG; encoded by the coding sequence ATGATTAGTATTGTACTTGCAGATGATCATCACATTGTACGCCATGGTCTGAAAGCGTTGCTTGAGGCCGAAGCTGATTTTAATGTGGTGGGTGAAGCTTCGGATGGTATTGAAGCGGTAAATCTAGCTCAAAACCTGCAACCAAATGTGCTGGTAACCGACTTGATGATGGGTGGTATGAGCGGCATAGAGGTCACTTATCAGGTAGTCAAGCGTTCCCCCAAAACGGCGGTGGTTATCCTGTCTATGTATGGTAATGAGGCCTATGTGCATGAAGCTCTTCGGGCAGGGGCATGGGCTTATGTACTTAAAGACTCCACCTCTGAGGAACTGGTAAGAGCAGTTAGAGAAGCTATGCAGGGGCATCGTTATCTCAGCCCGCCGTTATCTGAAAAAGCCATTGAAGCCTATATGGAAAAGACGGCTGAAGCTACATCGCTTGACCCGTATGAGACTTTGACCATACGGGAAAGGGAAGTACTGCATTTGGTATCCCAAGGGTACACCTGCGCTGAAATAGCCGAAAAGCTGTTTATATCACCCCGCACAGTCGAAGTCCACCGTGCCAATATGATGCGTAAACTGGATTTACGTAACCAGACACAGCTGTTACGGTATGCTTTGCAGAGGGGCATAATCCCCCCTGAAAACAAGTATGAAATGTCTGAAAAAAATATGCCTGAGGAAACTACGGGATAA
- a CDS encoding PAS domain S-box protein — translation MRKIRKTNARLDAELEDLQGNYDKLLLNQTALHFSGRASPFAPSQILKNAPEAASDEIRQQNTPDAKEICRRIIETAYEGVILTDANGRITLVNPCVSQITGYSSEVLHGKTIFEMVSKAHLATALAQWEKHKKGTSARYELQLKKSNGRLVWVVFSVSVPFGQDTEFNGILATVTDISKYKNGISERKKLFKQAALHDKKIAEMVSTLERDKQSFQSIMDNTTTQLAFLDRDFNFIKVNQAYMKNCGHTEAELIGANHFALFPSAENEAIFRRVIKTGKPVEFCDKPFEYPDQPWRGITYWDWSLVPIKNSRGRVQGLVFSLIETTVRKQMEIALKFSLEETRRRTRETAALLDASRAILEHSGFKEAAMAVYSSCKKITSCQSGFVGHVEGGVCRIIYFDSTKGQPELPLSIPLAGLALQASQGGKTVLENDFKADDYYAFLPANYLKAENALFAPVRLGGRSVGLLALFNKAGGFGASDIRVASSFGALAAIAFKSNRTRQMLEESEKRYRFLFNGSGDAVFVHYITPDGKTSNFIEVNEVACQRLGYSRQELLNMSPCQIDDPAFTGLSAEVGRKLKEEGRVITEQRHLCRDGTFIPVELNIQQFELGGKLMVISVARDITERKKADAALKMERDKLLGILDAMEDGVYIVNADYEIEYVNPPLMSQFGAIEGKKCYDYFHHSNIPCEYCKNKEVLSGQTVRWEWHSPYNQRDYELMATPVKNPDGTTSKLTLFHDVTERSQMEQIILRYQAGLLAQAERIAHIGNWDYDLLGHSLLLSDETYNILGLSPANGIPNIKQIMEIFHTEDRDMVRVEAQKAMVSGSKINIEHRIIRPDGHLRYVHDQAEIILSDTGVPLRVLGTVQDVTERKLAEEALRDSERRYRLLADNMVAFIWTIDEHLNTSYLSPSIIHLLNYYPEDILGKHISMIFTSESYEKLLDVYQQVRKTGSELIVNPLELEVKRQDGKVIITDTLMRPLYDENHHFLGILGASRDISERKAAEYELHTLSQRLVELQEEERATIARELHDQVGQSLTVLKLMLDKAKDSLPDRSEKLLAEAQPLVSELISSVRNMSLDLRPRMLDDLGLLPALLWYFDRFSSQTGINVNFQHAGLKRKFSPQLGTAVYRIIQEALTNVVRYAGVDHVLVRARADKNQLALVIQDSGKGFNPAQRATGMSSGLKGMKERVRFLGGKLDIESKPGEGTHIIVELPLNEEMGRINGGKP, via the coding sequence ATGCGTAAAATTCGCAAAACCAATGCCAGGCTGGATGCAGAACTTGAAGACCTGCAAGGTAACTACGATAAATTGCTTTTAAACCAAACCGCTCTTCATTTTTCCGGAAGGGCATCTCCGTTTGCGCCTTCTCAGATTTTAAAAAATGCTCCCGAAGCAGCTTCTGATGAGATTCGTCAACAAAATACACCAGATGCCAAAGAAATTTGCCGACGTATTATAGAAACTGCCTATGAGGGTGTGATACTCACCGATGCCAACGGCCGGATAACACTGGTCAATCCCTGTGTCAGCCAGATAACTGGCTATTCCTCTGAGGTGCTCCATGGGAAAACGATATTTGAGATGGTCAGTAAAGCCCATTTGGCAACTGCACTTGCCCAGTGGGAAAAACATAAAAAAGGTACTTCAGCCCGGTATGAACTCCAGCTGAAAAAGAGTAACGGGCGGCTGGTATGGGTGGTTTTCAGTGTTTCGGTGCCATTTGGGCAGGATACAGAGTTTAACGGTATATTAGCTACGGTTACAGATATAAGCAAGTATAAAAATGGTATCAGCGAACGCAAAAAACTGTTTAAGCAGGCTGCTCTGCATGATAAAAAAATAGCCGAAATGGTCAGCACCCTGGAACGTGACAAGCAGTCTTTTCAATCTATTATGGATAATACAACCACCCAGCTGGCTTTTTTGGATAGAGATTTCAACTTCATAAAAGTTAACCAGGCTTATATGAAAAATTGCGGTCATACTGAAGCTGAATTGATAGGTGCAAATCATTTTGCCCTTTTCCCCAGTGCTGAAAATGAAGCTATTTTTAGACGGGTGATCAAAACAGGCAAGCCAGTGGAATTTTGTGACAAACCCTTTGAGTACCCTGACCAACCTTGGAGAGGTATTACCTACTGGGATTGGAGTCTGGTACCCATTAAAAATTCCCGAGGAAGAGTACAGGGGCTGGTATTTTCCCTTATAGAAACCACTGTTCGCAAGCAAATGGAAATAGCCCTGAAATTTTCGCTGGAAGAAACCCGCCGGCGTACCCGTGAAACAGCGGCATTGCTGGATGCATCACGTGCCATACTGGAACATTCCGGTTTTAAAGAAGCTGCTATGGCTGTGTATTCTTCCTGCAAGAAAATCACCTCTTGCCAGAGTGGTTTTGTGGGGCATGTAGAAGGCGGTGTTTGCCGTATCATTTACTTTGACAGTACTAAAGGACAGCCGGAACTTCCCCTTTCCATACCTCTGGCAGGTTTGGCTTTGCAGGCCAGTCAAGGCGGAAAAACTGTACTGGAAAATGATTTCAAGGCTGATGATTATTATGCGTTTTTGCCGGCTAATTACTTAAAAGCAGAAAATGCCCTTTTTGCCCCGGTACGTCTTGGCGGGCGAAGTGTGGGCTTGCTGGCTCTTTTTAATAAAGCGGGTGGGTTTGGAGCATCCGATATCAGGGTGGCTTCTTCTTTCGGTGCTCTGGCGGCCATTGCTTTCAAGAGTAACAGGACTCGCCAAATGCTGGAGGAGAGTGAAAAACGCTATCGGTTTTTATTTAATGGTTCAGGTGATGCGGTTTTTGTACATTACATAACTCCAGACGGTAAAACCAGCAACTTTATTGAAGTTAACGAGGTAGCGTGCCAACGCCTTGGATACAGCCGTCAGGAATTGTTAAATATGTCGCCCTGCCAGATAGATGATCCTGCGTTTACTGGTTTATCAGCTGAAGTCGGCAGGAAACTAAAGGAAGAAGGGCGGGTTATTACAGAGCAGAGGCATCTTTGCCGTGATGGTACATTTATACCGGTTGAACTTAATATTCAGCAGTTTGAGCTGGGCGGGAAGCTTATGGTCATTTCGGTAGCCCGGGATATTACCGAACGTAAAAAGGCCGATGCCGCTCTGAAAATGGAAAGAGATAAACTGCTGGGTATACTGGATGCTATGGAAGACGGGGTTTATATTGTAAATGCAGACTACGAAATAGAATATGTTAATCCTCCTCTTATGTCCCAGTTTGGGGCTATCGAAGGCAAGAAGTGTTATGACTATTTCCATCATAGCAACATTCCCTGTGAATACTGCAAGAATAAAGAAGTTTTAAGCGGGCAGACAGTTCGCTGGGAATGGCATTCTCCCTACAACCAGCGGGATTATGAGCTTATGGCGACCCCTGTCAAAAATCCTGACGGCACTACTTCCAAACTGACCCTTTTCCACGATGTTACCGAGCGAAGTCAGATGGAACAGATTATTTTACGATATCAGGCCGGTTTACTGGCTCAGGCGGAAAGGATTGCCCACATCGGCAACTGGGATTATGACCTTTTAGGGCATAGTCTTCTGCTGTCAGATGAGACTTACAATATACTAGGTTTATCTCCTGCAAACGGGATTCCAAATATTAAACAGATTATGGAAATTTTCCACACTGAAGATCGGGATATGGTTCGGGTTGAAGCTCAAAAAGCTATGGTATCCGGCTCAAAGATAAATATAGAACACCGGATAATACGGCCTGACGGACATTTGCGTTATGTCCATGATCAGGCAGAAATAATCTTAAGCGATACCGGTGTTCCGCTGAGGGTACTGGGCACTGTTCAGGATGTTACTGAACGTAAATTGGCCGAAGAAGCCCTTAGGGATAGTGAAAGACGGTATCGCCTGCTGGCGGATAACATGGTGGCATTCATCTGGACTATTGATGAACACTTGAACACCAGTTATTTGTCTCCGTCAATTATCCACCTGCTCAACTACTACCCTGAGGATATACTTGGTAAACATATTTCCATGATATTCACCTCCGAATCTTACGAAAAACTGCTGGATGTCTACCAACAGGTACGTAAAACCGGTTCTGAGCTTATTGTGAACCCGCTTGAACTGGAGGTTAAGCGACAGGATGGCAAAGTTATAATAACAGATACACTGATGCGTCCCCTGTATGATGAAAACCATCATTTTTTGGGTATACTTGGGGCTTCGCGTGATATAAGTGAACGAAAGGCTGCGGAATACGAATTGCACACCCTTTCCCAGCGGCTGGTTGAGCTTCAGGAAGAAGAGCGCGCCACAATTGCCCGTGAATTGCATGACCAGGTGGGACAGTCACTCACAGTTTTGAAATTGATGCTGGATAAAGCTAAAGATAGTCTTCCAGATAGGTCAGAGAAGTTGCTGGCCGAAGCCCAGCCTCTGGTTAGTGAGCTTATTAGCAGTGTCAGAAATATGTCCCTTGATTTACGCCCCCGCATGTTGGATGATCTGGGTCTCCTGCCGGCTTTGCTCTGGTATTTTGACCGTTTTTCAAGCCAGACTGGTATAAATGTAAATTTCCAGCATGCCGGTCTTAAACGCAAGTTTTCTCCCCAGCTGGGCACTGCTGTGTATCGTATTATTCAGGAAGCCTTGACTAATGTGGTACGTTACGCAGGAGTTGACCATGTGCTGGTCAGGGCAAGGGCAGACAAAAACCAGCTGGCACTAGTTATTCAGGATAGCGGCAAAGGTTTTAACCCGGCCCAGCGTGCTACTGGCATGTCAAGCGGCTTGAAGGGTATGAAAGAAAGGGTACGATTCCTTGGTGGTAAACTGGATATAGAATCCAAACCGGGCGAGGGTACTCATATTATAGTTGAACTTCCTTTGAATGAAGAAATGGGCAGGATAAACGGAGGCAAGCCATGA